In one Umezawaea sp. Da 62-37 genomic region, the following are encoded:
- a CDS encoding pyruvate carboxylase, producing the protein MFRKVLVANRGEIAIRAFRAAYELGAGTVAVFPHEDRNSLHRLKADESYQIGEPGHPVRAYLSVEEIVKAARRAGADAVYPGYGFLSENPELAQACKDAGITFVGPPTEVLELTGNKARAIAAAREAGLPVLESSQPSADLDELLAAAEGINFPVFVKAVAGGGGRGMRRVEDPSTLRESLEAAMREAESAFGDPTMFIEQAVVEPRHIEVQILADGEGNVIHLFERDCSVQRRHQKVIEIAPAPNLDPAIRDRMCAHAVAFARHIGYRNAGTVEFLLDPNGNYVFIEMNPRIQVEHTVTEEVTDVDLVQSQMLIASGSTLADLNLSQETVQLRGAALQCRITTEDPANGFRPDTGVISAYRSPGGSGIRLDGGTIGAGTAIGAHFDSMLVKLTCRGRTFAAAVARSRRAVAEFRIRGVSTNIPFLQAVLDDPDFYEGRVTTSFIEKRPHLLTARHSADRGTKILTYLADVTVNKPNGERPASVDPRDKLPLADLGAEPVAGSKQRLDELGPEGFAAWLRGSRAVGVTDTTFRDAHQSLLATRVRTKDLLAVAPHVARLTPELLSLEAWGGATYDVALRFLAEDPWERLAQLREAVPNINLQMLLRGRNTVGYTPYPAAVTSAFVQEATKTGIDIFRIFDALNDVEQMRPAIEAVRETGTAVAEVALCYTSDLSDPDERLYTLDYYLKLAEQIVGAGAHVLCVKDMAGLLRAPAASRLITALRKEFDLPVHLHTHDTAGGQLATYLAAIQAGVDAVDGAAASMAGTTSQPALSSIVAATDHTDRATGLDLEAVCDLEPYWEATRRIYAPFESGLPSPTGRVYKHEIPGGQLSNLRTQAVALGLGQRFEDIEAVYAAADRMLGHLVKVTPSSKVVGDLALHLVGAGVSPEEFEADPGRFDIPASVIGFLHGELGDPPGGWPEPFRTKALKGRPAPKGVEELSGEDARGLDEARRATLNRLLFPAPTKEFLAHREQYGDTSVLRSKDFFYGLRPGEEYSVDLEPGVRLLIGLEAIGEADERGMRTVMATLNGQLRPISVRDRSIAAEVPAAEKADRGNQNHVAAPFAGVVTPSVAEGDQVEAGQTVATIEAMKMEASITAAKAGTVQRLAVRAVQQVEGGDLLIVLQ; encoded by the coding sequence ATGTTCCGCAAGGTGCTTGTCGCGAACCGCGGCGAGATCGCGATCAGGGCGTTTCGAGCCGCCTACGAGCTGGGCGCGGGGACGGTCGCGGTCTTCCCGCACGAAGACCGCAATTCGCTGCACAGGCTGAAGGCCGACGAGTCGTACCAGATCGGCGAGCCGGGTCACCCGGTCCGCGCGTACCTGTCCGTCGAGGAGATCGTGAAGGCCGCCCGCCGGGCCGGTGCGGACGCGGTCTACCCCGGTTACGGCTTCCTGTCGGAGAACCCCGAGCTGGCGCAGGCGTGCAAGGACGCGGGCATCACGTTCGTGGGCCCGCCGACCGAGGTGCTGGAGCTGACCGGCAACAAGGCGCGCGCCATCGCGGCCGCGCGCGAGGCCGGGCTGCCCGTGCTGGAGTCGTCCCAGCCGTCGGCCGACCTCGACGAGCTGCTCGCGGCCGCCGAGGGCATCAACTTCCCCGTGTTCGTGAAGGCCGTCGCCGGTGGTGGCGGTCGCGGGATGCGGCGCGTGGAGGACCCGTCGACGCTGCGCGAGTCGCTGGAAGCCGCGATGCGCGAGGCCGAGTCCGCCTTCGGCGACCCGACCATGTTCATCGAGCAGGCCGTGGTCGAGCCCCGCCACATCGAGGTGCAGATCCTCGCCGACGGCGAGGGCAACGTGATCCACCTGTTCGAGCGCGACTGCTCGGTGCAGCGGCGCCACCAGAAGGTCATCGAGATCGCCCCGGCGCCGAACCTGGACCCGGCGATCCGCGACCGGATGTGCGCCCACGCCGTCGCGTTCGCCCGGCACATCGGCTACCGCAACGCGGGCACGGTCGAGTTCCTGCTGGACCCGAACGGCAACTACGTCTTCATCGAGATGAACCCGCGCATCCAGGTCGAGCACACGGTCACCGAGGAGGTGACCGACGTCGACCTGGTCCAGTCGCAGATGCTCATCGCGAGCGGCTCCACGCTGGCCGACCTCAACCTCAGCCAGGAGACCGTGCAGCTGCGCGGCGCCGCGCTCCAGTGCCGCATCACCACCGAGGACCCGGCCAACGGCTTCCGCCCGGACACCGGCGTGATCAGCGCGTACCGCTCGCCGGGCGGTTCCGGCATCCGGCTCGACGGCGGCACGATCGGCGCGGGCACGGCCATCGGCGCCCACTTCGACTCGATGCTGGTGAAGCTCACCTGCCGCGGCCGCACGTTCGCCGCCGCGGTGGCCCGCTCCCGCCGCGCGGTCGCCGAGTTCCGCATCCGCGGCGTGTCCACGAACATCCCGTTCCTCCAGGCGGTGCTGGACGACCCGGACTTCTACGAGGGCCGCGTCACCACGTCGTTCATCGAGAAGCGCCCGCACCTGCTGACCGCCCGGCACTCCGCCGACCGCGGCACGAAGATCCTCACGTACCTGGCCGACGTGACGGTGAACAAGCCGAACGGCGAGCGCCCGGCGAGCGTGGACCCGCGCGACAAGCTGCCGCTCGCCGACCTCGGCGCCGAGCCGGTGGCCGGGTCGAAGCAGCGGCTCGACGAGCTGGGCCCCGAGGGTTTCGCCGCGTGGCTGCGCGGCAGCCGCGCGGTCGGCGTCACCGACACCACCTTCCGCGACGCCCACCAGTCGCTGCTGGCGACCCGCGTGCGCACCAAGGACCTGCTCGCCGTCGCGCCGCACGTGGCGAGGCTGACGCCCGAGCTGCTGTCGCTGGAGGCGTGGGGCGGCGCGACCTACGACGTGGCGCTGCGGTTCCTCGCCGAGGACCCGTGGGAGCGGCTGGCGCAGCTGCGCGAGGCCGTGCCGAACATCAACCTCCAGATGCTGCTGCGCGGCCGCAACACGGTCGGCTACACGCCGTACCCGGCGGCCGTGACGTCGGCGTTCGTGCAGGAGGCGACGAAGACCGGCATCGACATCTTCCGGATCTTCGACGCGCTCAACGACGTCGAGCAGATGCGCCCCGCGATCGAGGCCGTGCGCGAGACCGGGACGGCCGTCGCCGAGGTGGCGCTCTGCTACACCTCGGACCTGTCCGACCCCGACGAGCGGCTCTACACGCTCGACTACTACCTCAAGCTGGCCGAGCAGATCGTCGGCGCGGGCGCGCACGTGCTGTGCGTCAAGGACATGGCGGGACTGCTCCGCGCGCCTGCGGCGTCCCGGCTGATCACCGCGCTGCGCAAGGAGTTCGACCTCCCCGTCCACCTGCACACCCACGACACGGCGGGCGGCCAGCTGGCCACCTACCTGGCCGCGATCCAGGCGGGCGTGGACGCGGTGGACGGCGCCGCGGCGTCGATGGCGGGCACGACGTCGCAGCCCGCGCTGTCGTCGATCGTGGCCGCGACCGACCACACCGACCGCGCCACCGGGCTCGACCTGGAGGCCGTGTGCGACCTGGAGCCGTACTGGGAGGCGACCCGGCGGATCTACGCGCCGTTCGAGTCGGGCCTGCCGTCGCCGACCGGCCGCGTGTACAAGCACGAGATCCCCGGCGGCCAGCTGTCGAACCTGCGCACCCAGGCCGTCGCGCTCGGCCTCGGCCAGCGGTTCGAGGACATCGAGGCCGTGTACGCCGCCGCGGACCGGATGCTCGGCCACCTGGTGAAGGTGACCCCGTCGTCCAAGGTCGTCGGCGACCTCGCGCTGCACCTCGTCGGGGCGGGCGTCTCGCCGGAGGAGTTCGAGGCCGATCCCGGCAGGTTCGACATCCCGGCTTCGGTGATCGGGTTCCTGCACGGTGAGTTGGGCGACCCGCCCGGCGGCTGGCCGGAGCCGTTCCGCACCAAGGCGCTGAAGGGCCGCCCGGCTCCCAAGGGCGTCGAGGAGCTGTCCGGTGAGGACGCTCGCGGGCTGGACGAGGCCCGCCGCGCCACGCTCAACCGGCTGCTGTTCCCCGCGCCCACCAAGGAGTTCCTCGCCCACCGCGAGCAGTACGGCGACACGAGCGTGCTGCGCAGCAAGGACTTCTTCTACGGCCTGAGGCCGGGGGAGGAGTACTCGGTCGACCTGGAGCCCGGCGTGCGGCTGCTGATCGGCCTGGAGGCCATCGGCGAGGCCGACGAGCGCGGCATGCGCACCGTGATGGCCACGCTCAACGGCCAGCTGCGGCCCATCTCGGTGCGCGACCGGTCCATCGCCGCGGAGGTCCCCGCCGCGGAGAAGGCCGACCGGGGCAACCAGAACCACGTCGCCGCGCCGTTCGCCGGGGTCGTCACGCCGTCGGTCGCCGAGGGCGACCAGGTCGAGGCGGGCCAGACCGTGGCGACGATCGAGGCCATGAAGATGGAGGCCTCGATCACCGCCGCCAAGGCGGGCACCGTCCAGCGGCTCGCCGTGCGGGCCGTGCAGCAGGTCGAGGGCGGAGACCTGCTCATCGTCCTCCAGTAG